Below is a genomic region from Castanea sativa cultivar Marrone di Chiusa Pesio chromosome 2, ASM4071231v1.
CTCAACATCCATTAATTTCCAACATACAAGTTTTGTTTTTCACATTAAGCATGTCAGGgatggaaaattattgaatactccaGGAGTGtcataaatgtgtactctcccctctcacatgaattgtaggtcccaccatgaatttaattaatgagatcCACAATTATGTGAGATGGAGAAGTATGCATTTATAGTACTCTAGGAGTATTCTATAATTACCCGTCTAGGCCATGGTTTTTCATAGAAAATGTGGATTGTTTCGTATACTTTCTTTATGTATCATTAGATATCTTTGTTTGATGcaaccaaatttatttattgacttGGATTTAATACtgtataaatttaatattttttaatatatttatttgaccTTACTAAGTTACTATACATCTCTCTTTATATGTTTTAGGataaagtttggttacaaacaTTTTTCTCTTATGTactttatgcttgcaaaatgtttttagaaaattaaagatcaataattatatcagcaatcaaatgtttaaatttcaagtttttgtagtttaaaattatgcataaaaaataagtttacgGATTGCATAGTAAATactaaataacatccgattaacacaaaatttgatatgcgtgttaagaacataaagaacacgCAATCCaacatataaattttcaaaatatgtagccatgttagttttttttagtgggggttgtagctaaactttgtcctatgTTTtatagccaatttttttttaatgaaagatttttttttatgaatacaaatcttttatattacttttgtgttctattttatgttccatcaattacaatatggcatgtgtttgattttttccccctcttaaacattgattattttataaggaaagtcaaataaatatatgataaagttGTAATTAATGAAACTTAAAGTAGAACAGAAAAAAATGATACATTTGTATTcctcttttattaatttacatTAATAATCTACTTCCCTTCCCACACTCATtggattattttattatataaaggaaaatatattGGTGGTGGTTAATAAAAGTGATCCATTGATACGTGTTTTAGAAGAAATTATTACGTCCACTCTGAGGATCATTTAAGTGGTTCACCTAATCAATGAAATGATGTTACTTATGCAAATGTGTGAGTTAGATTCTTAATCGGTacaagaattaaaaattaaaaccactAAGTAATATCATATTTACATAAATGACCGTGTTTTATTAGTTAGAAGTACTAGAAGAATCGCTTCAACAATCCTCCCAACAGACCGACTATCTCAAACAATTCAAATCTAGCCATTGACTTATCAAACGCTAGCATTTGGCCTACTATTGGCAACAAAAGGACCTCAACACTTGACAGTTGGAACATTCTTTACGAGCAATTTTTcgtttaaaaaattttagggcatgtttggttgGTTAGTTCTAAccaacattttcacattttaaacacaCCTTACACACATTTTAACATACTTTTTCATCCatacgtatatcaaaaacactcaaacaacattactcaaactaaCCTACCAAACAGGCTTATACTCTTGAAATTtggttgtttaatttttgtccctttttttaaaaaaaatttcttccctCAACTTTCATTTCATATCAATTCGGTCATTATGTGCTCTTGGGTTAAGTGGGTGATGTTACATGCccaaaacaacataattttgattaaaaaaaaaaaaaggttttaagtCTTAATAAAAAGgagataatttaaaaaaaaaaaattaagaaattatattttatattaaaaaatatactccTATAAGTAAACACAAACTTCATAGTTAAAAAATTCATGCATGGTGATGCACAACATATTTTTCAACCACAAAACACCAACCCTCATCACTATGAACAACACCCTCATTAACACAACAGAAAAAATTATCCACTAGCGCACAACCCCCTCATGGTGAGGGTTGGTGTTTTTGGGCCATGCACATCGGAGTCATTGGTATCCTAAAAAcgcaaattgttgttgcatcgTTGAAATAGTTCTTCAACAATATCGTCGGCGATTTTTGTTGGTGTGGTAGTCTATTGCCACCAAGCAtcataaagagagagagagagagagagagaacatctAAACATTATATGGATCCGATTAACAGATGCATTTAGGATATttattaattgattatttttaggaaattttttataccaattttttgagaaatataaaaagctattaaaaaaatcagttacttttttattttttcttaaagacTTTCTAAATATATTTCATAAACCAATACTCTTAGAACATCCGTTAACTTTTCCTTATATACACACACGTAACTGTACTGAATGACAATCAGAATAAAAGGTTGGTGCCAATTGCTAAACTGTGCATTGTCAGTAGCTTCTTCCAGTGGTGCGATCAACTTGGTGGAAGTCCAGTGAGTCGGCACAAATCGATGGGTGAACAACACTATTTAATGACTATTAATAACCGTGACAAAGTTTTAGAATGTGTTTTGTCCCAACACAAGTGACATTTTGAAGATGTCTCTTCATTGCTAACCCTTCattgtttgtaaatttttttttttttagaatactaaatatttttaacatacacacggagagagaggagaaagttttaaagaaatttacaatggtgtatatccaaaatgaCCTAACTCTTGAATATACAGCACagactttaaacctctttaactcaTACTCATGTTTTCAATGTGAGATTAACCCCTTCATTGTTTGTAAATAAACATTCTtattgagtttttcttttctttatttttttattataaatttttcacaCTATAGATAGAGATGCATAGGATTCTTCAAGTTTGCCAGGTGTAAAATCATGACTTACTCGTTTCCTAAATACGACTTGCCTTTTGCTTATTAGCAGACTCAATGACTAATTCAAGGGAGACGATATAGTCTTTAAGAACTTAGTCATTGATTCTGTTTAATTAGTCATTGACAATATAGCAGACTCAATGACTATTTGGCCATCCTTTGCAAATTGCAACCTCACCTGGCAGGCCATAAACAACTTAGTTTTTGTTTATTGCCTTCTCTCTCCATCACCAAGAGTACCAAGACTCATATATGCATCACACAACAGCTTGGGCTTTGTCCACTCTCTCATTCATAACCTGGCTGTCTGGACCCTTACCCCGAAGGGATGGATTTAGAATAAACTTTGACACAGCTATAGGCTCAAATGAGGTCACTATAGTTGCTAATCTCGATCCACATTATCTGACCCGTTGGGCTTATGTATTATCATTAGTAACCAACTCGTCTTTAATCTCCCTCCTATTTTACTTTCTGGAGAGAGATTTAGATGGGTTGGGCTTTCAATgtctaatttccttttcataaaatgtttagttagacgaaaaaaaaaaaacaacaaaaatacaatttttcgTTGTCGCTTACAAGTTACTAAAGGAGGGAAGaatttgcatttaaaaaattgagacaaaCGAGGCAAGGCTCACATTAACCATAATTATAAGTAAAGAATGATCCATAATATTTTCCAACAAGGCTCTAATAACCAtcgatatttgtttgttttattttatttttgaacgTGCACGAAtataatatttatcattttggAGCTGCATATTATACTCAAGTTCTATAATTAacgttcataaaaaaaaaagttctataaTTAACATGCTTTAATTACATTCACATACAAGGTACGATGTCGTTCATTTAAGGAAATCTTGAAATTGACAACCTCAATCATGGTCGGACACCATTCCCGCAGGCTTTGAGGTTCACATCGAAGAAAGCAAACATTCATGCATCTATTCTATTCCCAGGTTTCAAGACTTTCAGTAGTATTAAATTGATATCAAACGTCTTTCTTCTAGCTCATTATGTTCAAATCCTCGTCCACACTTTGTTATAAGATAGAATCAAATCAAATCGAATCAAAATCGTTACTTGGAATGAATAGAATCAGAATCCACTCCAAATCTCTGTGTTACAGATAGAAATTCACATCACAAATGCTTGCCAAGATTTTATGCTTAAACGATGTGGATCAGAAAGTGTATTATTTCttagtgaatttcaaaacagaTCCAGAATTTTCATCATGTTTAGAAATTTCTTCACATTAGTTTTACTTTTTAGCACTGCCTCTCGAAAATGTTTAAGAAGAAATAATGATAGCTTTAGGCAAGATGCAATTTTTAAGTATGCTTAAGCAACTAACAACTATATGGCACATCTGAAACTAGTTAACAGAATTACATGGAGAAAGTCACTgaacataaacaaaaacaacaaataatacACAGCAAAGAGTCAAAAAAGTCTAGTTCTTTTTCTAAGTTTCATACCCCAATTTACTCTCAACACTAGCAAATAAAGCCCTAAACCACAGTTTCcattcaaaaaaagaaggaaaatgtaaaagaaaaaagaagaagaaaagagcaGTTTATTTGAGACCATTTCCAGGGGTAGAAATTGCCAAATCAGGCCATGAAAAGCAATCTCCACCGACAAACCCAGACTCTCCATTCTCAAACTGCCACGTGTTCCCCATTCCTGTAGCACCAGCatttcctccaccaccaccaccagcaacACCGCCACCATCAGCGACACCTGGAAAAGGCCAGAccgctctcccaagcccaaagcccatttcTTCAAACCCTGTCCCAAGTCCAAGCCCAAACCCACCCAAAGCCAAGAACCCAGGTCCCTGAGTGTTCAACAGAGAAGTAAAAGTCCCACAAACATTCACATTTCCCTTATCAGACCCACCACCAAGACCAAACTGTACGGACGCGCCGTGGTTAGACCCAAGAGGGACCAAGACCGGGGTTGCAGACAATGGATCCTGAGAAGAAGTAGAGGACATGGTGTGAGAAGTGGTGCGAGAGCGCTTAGCGTTTTTGCGGGACCCACCGCCGACTGGGATGTCACGGAGGGTGCCACCGTGAGTCCAGTAGCGACGGCAGGACTTGCAGAAGTGGCGTGGCTGAGAGAAGTTGTAGTTGTTGTAGTAGCAGAACTTGGTGTTGGTGGAGTCACAGCGTGGACATGGAAGTTGCTCTTGCTCTGCTGGTGGAGCTCCCGAGTTTTGGGGCTTGTTTTGTCTGCGTTGCTCGCTTGAGTCCGAAGgcatttgttgggtttttggttCTGAGTGTTGCAAAAAagattgaaactttttttttttttgaaagtattgAGAGTTATAAGGGAGTGTGAATGGTGAAGCagaaaaagtagaagaagaagaagaagactagGAATGAAGTTAATTTTGGTGTCGTTGTGGAGTGGGTGAAGGGGGGGTTTTATTatggagagagagtgtgaaggaATATGAGAGTGTGCTGCAGCAAACAGAGACATAATTTGAGGCTTATATGAGCCAGAGTGAACAGCTTTTGCAGAGTTCTGTTAAGCACGACAATTTCAGTCGGCTCCAGAAGGTGGGGTTCAGTTTGGGTTGGCTACACTACACAGCTACGAGTGCGGCTTGTGTGTTCAACTTCAACCAAGCCTTTATTATTCCTCTCTATTCATTAAtagctttgtttttttcttactcgtttattttttcattcttctttgtTTGGTATAATGGTAGGACAAGGAAAGCGATGTAGTATTAATTAAGTGGCAGCATCAATTAAATACAGTACCCTTTCTTATCATGCACAAATCAAATTATGGACCAGTAACTtgtgatattaaaaaaaaaaaaatcctgtttttatttattattatttttcttcttctacgCAGGATCTTTGAATTACTTGTTCAGTAAGACAATGTTTACGAAGAGATAGAGACGAATTGTATGCGGAATTCTATTTGGCTATTTGCAATAGGACAAGCATCATTGTACCCGTATAATTTTTCCAAGGTTTAATTTATACAGCTTTG
It encodes:
- the LOC142623196 gene encoding dof zinc finger protein DOF3.4 — encoded protein: MPSDSSEQRRQNKPQNSGAPPAEQEQLPCPRCDSTNTKFCYYNNYNFSQPRHFCKSCRRYWTHGGTLRDIPVGGGSRKNAKRSRTTSHTMSSTSSQDPLSATPVLVPLGSNHGASVQFGLGGGSDKGNVNVCGTFTSLLNTQGPGFLALGGFGLGLGTGFEEMGFGLGRAVWPFPGVADGGGVAGGGGGGNAGATGMGNTWQFENGESGFVGGDCFSWPDLAISTPGNGLK